One segment of Setaria viridis chromosome 4, Setaria_viridis_v4.0, whole genome shotgun sequence DNA contains the following:
- the LOC117852955 gene encoding probable allantoate deiminase — protein sequence MAPSSSRPLRHNLYLLVVSISVLLASVPALAADGLPELGGDGLHREILRDETVMRLKELGKISDGEGYLERTFLSPASIRATAVIVSWMKDAGLTTWVDQMGNIHGRFEPANSTKEALLIGSHMDTVIDAGMYDGSLGIICAISALKVLKVTGKLHRLIRPVEVIAFSDEEGVRFQTTFLGSAAVAGTLPESILQVSDKSGTTVQDVLKMNSFEATAAAISQARYNPESVESYVEVHIEQGPVLEALRYPLGVVKGIAGQTRLKVIVDGSQGHAGTVPMKLRRDPMVAAAELVVTLERLCKEPNKLLTYDEECGCFTEESLAGLVCTVGELLTWPSASNVIPGQVNFTVDIRAMDDKVRETIVTSFSRLVLQRCDDRLVDCRVEHKHSAPATPSDPELTAQLKRAARSTVLAMPGHAAAAETPVLMSGAGHDAMAMAKLTKIGMLFVRCRGGVSHSPEESVTDDDVWAAGLALANFVEQAAVSSEPQPLEAAERSAVAAS from the exons atggctccttcctcctcccgcccccTGCGCCACAACCTGTACCTCCTCGTCGTCTCCATCTCCGTCCTCCTTGCCTCGGTCCCAGCCTTGGCCGCCG ATGGGCTGCCGGAGCTCGGAGGAGATGGCCTGCACAGGGAGATTCTCAGGGACGAGACCGTGATGAGGCTCAAGGAGCTGGGCAAG ATATCTGATGGGGAAGGCTACCTCGAAAGGACGTTCCTGAGTCCGGCTTCTATCAGAGCCACTGCTGTCATCGTCAGTTGGATGAAAGATGCCGGGCTTACGAC GTGGGTTGATCAAATGGGGAACATTCATGGTCGGTTTGAGCCGGCTAATTCTACCAAAGAGGCCTTATTGATTGGATCTCATATG GACACTGTCATTGATGCTGGAATGTATGATGGGTCATTGGGTATTATTTGTGCAATCTCTGCTTTGAAGGTTTTGAAAGTTACTGGGAAACTGCACAGGCTAATTAGACCAGTGGAG GTCATTGCATTCAGTGACGAGGAGGGTGTTAGATTCCAGACAACTTTTCTGGGAAGCGCTGCTGTAGCTGGTACACTACCTGAATCAATTTTACAAGTATCAGACAAGAG CGGCACTACAGTACAAGATGTTCTGAAAATGAATTCTTTTgaggctactgctgctgctatCAGTCAAGCCAGGTACAACCCGGAGTCAGTGGAGAGTTATGTTGAG GTACACATAGAGCAAGGCCCTGTCCTGGAAGCGCTCCGTTATCCTCTTGGTGTTGTAAAAGGAATTGCAGGACAGACGCGATTAAAG GTCATAGTAGATGGTTCACAAGGGCATGCTGGCACGGTTCCAATGAAATTGCGGCGTGATCCGATGGTTGCAGCTGCAGAGTTGGTTGTGACTCTGGAGCGCCTCTGCAAAGAGCCCAACAAGTTGCTGACCTACGATGAGGAGTGCGGGTGCTTCACGGAGGAGTCCCTCGCCGGGCTGGTGTGCACCGTCGGCGAGCTACTGACGTGGCCCAGCGCCAGCAACGTGATACCGGGGCAG GTGAACTTTACGGTGGACATCCGCGCCATGGACGACAAAGTCAGGGAGACGATCGTGACCAGCTTCTCGAGGCTGGTTCTCCAGAGATGCGACGACAGGCTGGTCGATTGCAGAGTCGAGCATAAG CactcggcgccggcgacgcccagTGACCCGGAGCTGACCGCCCAGCTGAAGCGCGCGGCGCGGTCCACCGTGTTGGCGATGCCGGGCCACGCGGCCGCCGCAGAGACGCCGGTGCTGATGAGCGGCGCGGGGCACGACGCGATGGCCATGGCCAAGCTCACAAAG ATCGGGATGCTGTTCGTGCGGTGCCGCGGCGGCGTGAGCCACTCGCCGGAGGAGTCGGTGACGGACGACGACGTGTGGGCCGCGGGGCTCGCGCTGGCCAACTTCGTCGAGCAGGCCGCGGTGTCGTCGGAGCCGCAGCCGCTGGAGGCCGCCGAGCGGAGCGCGGTGGCCGCGTCGTAG